Genomic window (Thermococcus sp.):
TTTTTGCCCATGGCATGGCACCGTTAAGTCTTATTTTCATCTTCCACGTTTATATCGTTGTCGCCGGCTTTCCTCTTAAGTTTCTTCACCATAGCTCCAAAGCGTGTTGTAAGCCCTGCTCCTATGATTGTGGGTGCCCAGTATGAGATTAACCTCTCCAGAAGCGTCGCTGTAACCGCTATCTCCTTGTTTATCCCCAGGAGGACGTAAACTGCCGAGTTCACAGCCGCGATAAGACCTGCCCCACCCGGAACCACCGCGAACATCCCCACCGCTATGCCGACCATCTGCACGACCATAATGTCGAGGAGTCGTATCGGACTGTTTATGCTGTAGAAAATGTAGTACGAGCGCAGGATTATCAGCGTCCAGGTTATGAACGACCAGGACACCGAGAGGGCGAAGGCTTTTTTGTGGGTTAATAAAATCCTGAGGTTGTCTTGGAACTGGGGCACGCTCACCTCAACGGTCTTTACGAACTTCTCTTCGTAGTTCATAGCTTTTTTGGGCATTATCCTACCAAACTGGCGGTATAACCAGTAAAGAATGCTCTTCGTCTTTCGTTCGCTCAGTATTATACCAGCCGAGACCAAGGTCATCCCCACAAAGAACGCGTCGAGGACGAGGAGGGTCACCATCAACGTCATTGAGCCCAGACCGTAGACGTAAACTGTGCTGAGGATGAGCATTATCATAACAGGAATAACGTCGGTGAGCCTGTCTATCATCACCGTTGCGAAAATCGGACCGTAGGGGTCTCCGGTCTTTTTGTGGATGTAATATGCCCTCACAGGTTCCCCACCGCCTCTAGCGCCGGGGGTTATGTTGTTGATGAAGATGCCCACGAGAAGTCCCTCGAGTATGGTTGCAAAGTTTGCCTTCACCCCAAGGCTCTTGAGGAGGACCCGCCAACGGAGCGCCCACGTAATCAGTGAGGCAATGTAAACGACGATCGCCATGAGGAAGTAGTCGGGTCTGGCTGTTTCCAGTATCTCGAGGACGTCCTCTATCCCAGCCCACCAGAGGAGCAGGACTATGACGAGCAGTGCGGCCCCTATGAGGGTGTACTTTCTCCTGCCCATTACCCCACCTTCCTGAACTTCGCTATGAAGAAGCCCTGCGTGAGGTGTCTGTTGGGGTAGAACCTTTGGACATCATCAAGCCCCATCCCTTGGGAGCCTATGAAATGACTCTGCTCCTCTAACTTTAGGCCTTTCTCAATGATATATCTCACGTTCGCCTCATTCTCCTCAAGTGAGAGCGTGCAGGTCGAGTAAACCAAAACGCCATCCTTCCTGAGCGACTTCACCGCCGCCCGGATGAAGGCTCTCTGGTAGCGTGCGGTAGCCTCGATGTCTTTTGGTGTCCTTCCCTCCCATAGCTTTGGCCTTATGCCAAGGGCGGTGCAGGGGGCATCGAGGAGTATCTTGTCGGCCTCGATTCCAAGCTCCGGTAATTTCCTCGCGTCCATCCTGATCAGCTTAACGTTCTTCACGCCGAGCCTGTCCAGCTCTTCTTTGGTCTTCCTCAACCTGTTCTTTGACTTATCCATCGCTACTATTTCGCCCATGTTCTCCATCAGCTGGGCGATGTGGCTCGTCTTTCCGCCTGGGGCGGCGGCCATGTCGATTATCAGTTCCTCCTCGCTCGGCTCCAGAACGTGGGCAACAACCATTGAGGGCAGACTCTGGGCGTAGAAGAGACCTTCCTTAAAGGATTCCAGCTCGTTCAGACTGGGGAGCTTGAACTTCGGCAGGGTTACCTCGACGGCCAGGCCCCGTGTTGAAGTCATCATCTCCTTCGCGCCCATTCTGGCTATTCCAACGCCGACGAGCAAACCTTTTGGGTCGCGGATTTCAACCTCGTCGCCCGGTTTTATCTTCCTGTTTGCTTGGAGGACGCCGGGGGCGTAGAGATTGGCCCCCTGGTAGATGCTCTCGGCCGCGAACTTATTGGCCATCGCCACCGGGAGGTCGGGATTGTACTCGTCAGGGAAGTTTGGTCCCCCACGCTTGAAGTATATCCCCTTCTTGAGGTGGGGGCTTCGCTTCGGCTTGAGACCTTCCTTCCTTAGGATGCTCATTAGCTTTGAGCGGCTCGTCTTGAGCGTGTTGACCCGGAGGTAGTACTTCTCCACCGGCGTCCTAAGGGAGGCCATTATCTCCTCCGCTTCGCGCCCGAAGAGTTTCCTGTAATATCTCCTCAGCTCGGGTGGAAACGCCTCCTGGTAGCTCATTGCCACAACCTCAGAACTCGAAGATTTCAAAGCGCCTTCCGAGGTCAATCACCCGTCTTATTCCCTGCCTTAAAGCGCTGACGCTTCCGAAGTTGGCCTCGAACTGGAAGATCCCCTCGTTGCTCTCGGAAATCCTCTCGAGAATCTCCGTTGGGGAAACCTTCCCATCACGCCTCCAG
Coding sequences:
- a CDS encoding RsmB/NOP family class I SAM-dependent RNA methyltransferase, whose product is MSYQEAFPPELRRYYRKLFGREAEEIMASLRTPVEKYYLRVNTLKTSRSKLMSILRKEGLKPKRSPHLKKGIYFKRGGPNFPDEYNPDLPVAMANKFAAESIYQGANLYAPGVLQANRKIKPGDEVEIRDPKGLLVGVGIARMGAKEMMTSTRGLAVEVTLPKFKLPSLNELESFKEGLFYAQSLPSMVVAHVLEPSEEELIIDMAAAPGGKTSHIAQLMENMGEIVAMDKSKNRLRKTKEELDRLGVKNVKLIRMDARKLPELGIEADKILLDAPCTALGIRPKLWEGRTPKDIEATARYQRAFIRAAVKSLRKDGVLVYSTCTLSLEENEANVRYIIEKGLKLEEQSHFIGSQGMGLDDVQRFYPNRHLTQGFFIAKFRKVG
- a CDS encoding lysylphosphatidylglycerol synthase transmembrane domain-containing protein, translating into MGRRKYTLIGAALLVIVLLLWWAGIEDVLEILETARPDYFLMAIVVYIASLITWALRWRVLLKSLGVKANFATILEGLLVGIFINNITPGARGGGEPVRAYYIHKKTGDPYGPIFATVMIDRLTDVIPVMIMLILSTVYVYGLGSMTLMVTLLVLDAFFVGMTLVSAGIILSERKTKSILYWLYRQFGRIMPKKAMNYEEKFVKTVEVSVPQFQDNLRILLTHKKAFALSVSWSFITWTLIILRSYYIFYSINSPIRLLDIMVVQMVGIAVGMFAVVPGGAGLIAAVNSAVYVLLGINKEIAVTATLLERLISYWAPTIIGAGLTTRFGAMVKKLKRKAGDNDINVEDENKT